The DNA window TGAATTCCAAAAGGAAATACTGGTAATAATCTTGTTGTTGCAAGAATAAACCAACCATCATTTTTTACACCTTCATTTATTTTTTTGAAAGCTTCTGTTTTTCCAAACTTTTCTTCAATAGGTTTTCTAGCAATATATCTTGCTATTAAAAATGCTAAAGATAATCCTAAACATGCTCCTATTGCTGTGTATATAATTCCCATTACTGCACCAAATATTAATCCACCAGCTAAAGTTAAAGGTAACACAGATATGCATGTTGTAGTTACAATTGCGTATAATCCTATATATGCAACTGGACCCCACATCCCTAAACTTTTAATCAATGTTTCTAATTTTTGTCTATCTTTTAAATATTCTAAAGCTCCTGATTTTGCTAATCCAAATATAATA is part of the Cetobacterium somerae genome and encodes:
- a CDS encoding TVP38/TMEM64 family protein, with the protein product MSQKKNPIKLIIIVCILAAIIFGLAKSGALEYLKDRQKLETLIKSLGMWGPVAYIGLYAIVTTTCISVLPLTLAGGLIFGAVMGIIYTAIGACLGLSLAFLIARYIARKPIEEKFGKTEAFKKINEGVKNDGWFILATTRLLPVFPFGIQNYVYGLTPISFIQYSLLSTIFILPGTSVFVLLAGAVASGDMKTAVKMSITASLIFFGLTMITKLIAKKAKKNS